The proteins below come from a single Garra rufa chromosome 25, GarRuf1.0, whole genome shotgun sequence genomic window:
- the LOC141301338 gene encoding major histocompatibility complex class I-related gene protein-like, with protein MTTQITFLFIAIFSVVSGSHTLTAIATYIRGERAFSASAMLDDITVAYYNSETEIYVARGNNTNEDDVIDPNDLRSISAHVLDHFTERSNHLRPLNNTEGQEVYQTMDLCEQSDNKPGQMISKTAYRGSTVDELVFFDGKFTYQVFSNYTEQEIKRNLELSKLRLEKIYYPICIKTLKNYLKKRDTQVNRKVKPRVRIIQKANSDFGGFLSCLATGFYPRQINLTLFRDEQPVADHEITGGDLLPNDDGTYQMRKSLEISAADKHKYTCSVTHLSLDHQLKVTSEPDSGEPFKSAILSAVLIVLALVLVFGIGASIYKCRKKQTEVIVLLLNADSFSSDVGIWNWSHINAGRDKQEGQELKKVSRV; from the exons ATGACAACACAaatcacatttttattcattGCTATATTTTCTGTTGTTTCAGGTTCTCACACTTTGACAGCGATTGCAACTTACATAAGAGGAGAAAGAGCATTTAGTGCTTCAGCTATGTTGGATGACATCACTGTAGCATATTATAATTCAGAAACAGAGATATATGTTGCAAGGGGAAATAATACAAATGAAGACGATGTCATTGATCCAAATGACCTCAGGTCTATAAGTGCACATGTGCTTGATCATTTTACAGAAAGATCAAATCACCTGAGACCTCTCAACAACACAGAAG GTCAAGAAGTTTATCAGACGATGGATCTTTGTGAACAAAGTGACAATAAACCTGGACAAATGATCAGCAAAACTGCTTATAGAGGCTCTACAGTTGATGAGCTGGTTTTTTTTGATGGCAAATTTACATATCAGGTATTTTCAAATTACACAGAACAAGAAATAAAACGTAATCTTGAACTGTCCAAGCTGCGTCTTGAAAAGATATATTACCCAATCTGCATAAAAACTCTGAAGAATTACCTTAAAAAGAGAGACACTCAAGTAAACAGAAAAG TGAAACCTAGAGTCAGAATTATTCAGAAAGCGAACTCAGATTTTGGAGGGTTTTTGAGTTGTTTGGCAACAGGATTTTACCCTCGTCAAATCAACCTGACCCTGTTCAGAGATGAGCAGCCTGTAGCTGATCATGAGATCACTGGAGGAGATCTGCTGCCTAATGATGATGGGACGTACCAGATGAGGAAGAGTCTGGAGATCAGTGCTGCAGATAAACACAAATACACCTGCTCTGTCACACATCTCAGTCTGGACCACCAACTGAAAGTTACTTCAG AACCCGATTCTGGTGAACCATTTAAATCAGCGATTCTTTCTGCAGTGTTAATAGTTTTGGCTCTGGTGTTGGTGTTTGGGATTGGAGCCAGTATATATAAATGCAGGAAGAAACAAACAG AAGTGATTGTTCTGCTGCTCAA